A single region of the Nicotiana sylvestris chromosome 6, ASM39365v2, whole genome shotgun sequence genome encodes:
- the LOC104229825 gene encoding calmodulin-like protein 3: protein MATEELRRIFQMFDRNGDGRITKKELNDSLENMGIFIPDSELSQMIDKIDVNGDGCVDIDEFGSLYQTIMDERDEEEDMLEAFNVFDQNGDGFISEDELKSVLASLGLKQGRTIEDCKQMIKKVDIDGDGLVNFAEFKQMMRGGGFAALS, encoded by the coding sequence ATGGCCACAGAGGAACTCCGACGAATTTTCCAAATGTTCGATCGAAACGGCGACGGAAGAATAACGAAAAAGGAGTTAAACGATTCGTTAGAGAACATGGGAATATTCATTCCAGATTCTGAATTGTCTCAAATGATCGACAAAATCGACGTGAACGGCGACGGATGCGTCGACATTGACGAATTCGGTTCACTTTACCAGACGATAATGGACGAACGCGACGAAGAAGAAGATATGCTTGAGGCGTTCAATGTGTTCGACCAAAATGGTGATGGTTTCATAAGTGAAGATGAATTGAAATCTGTGCTTGCGTCGTTAGGGTTAAAGCAAGGACGAACAATAGAGGATTGTAAACAAATGATAAAGAAAGTGGACATTGATGGAGATGGACTGGTGAATTTTGCTGAGTTTAAGCAGATGATGAGAGGGGGTGGTTTTGCTGCTTTGAGttag